The Bacteroides ovatus genomic interval TCCGGATGTCCCCACTTCGTCAGGTTTTCAGCAAGAATCTGCGAACGATTCCGGATTACCTCATTGGCTACCAACAGGCTCCCTTCGGGAAGTACACTACGGGCATGAGTCGATTTTCCACCGGGAGCCGCACAAAGATCCAACATCTTCACCGGTCCCGTGATATATTGCCGGAGTACCTGCTCCACAAACATGGAAGAAGCTTCCTGAACATAATAACAGCCTGCATGGAATAAGGGATCGAACGTGAAAGTGAGACGCTCCTCCAAATAGAATCCTTCGGAAGACCAAGGTACTTTATCCGATAAAGAATGATTGATTTTCAATTGATTCAACCGGATGCTAACCGGTGGTTCCTGTTGGAGGGCAACAGCCAGTTTGTCGTATTCTTCATCGCCCAATAGAGCGCGGGTGTAGTCTATAAAAGAAGCAGGTAATTCCATCTTTCGTTTATTAATTTCCGCAAATATCAAAAATATTTCGTCTCTTTGCAACTTTCTATGATATTAACTACGTCTAACAGATAAAGAAATAAATTAAAAAACTATTGATATGAAAAATTTTCTATTAGCATTGATGGTTGTACTGACCACTTGCACACTGGCTGTTGCCCAGACCACCGTTGTTCGTGATTCCATCGGGAAAGTAAAAGTAACTGTGACCAAAGACAATAAAGCAAATACGAACAATACTGCTGTCACAGTGATTGGTGTAGACACAGCAGATGCTGATTCTGCAGACGTAAATGCAAACTCAAGTAATGTTAGCACCACTCATGGCAAAGCCAGCTTCACATTCGATTCGGATGACAGCGATTTCCCCTTCCACAATGTTAGTGCCGGCGGAGGTATTCTGGTAGCAATCATTGCAATCATTGCTGTATTCGGATTTCCGGTATTCATTCTATTTGTAATCTTCTTCTTCCGTTATAAAAACCGGAAAGCACGTTATCGCCTTGCCGAACAGGCACTTGCTGCCGGCCAACCGCTTCCGGCAGAGTTTATCCGCGAAAACAAAACAGTCGATTCGCGTTCACAAGGCATCAAGAACACCTTTACGGGTATCGGTCTTTTCATCTTCCTCTGGGCAATCACCGGCGAATTCGGAATTGGAGCTATCGGCTTACTCGTTACATTCATGGGTATCGGACAATGGATTATCGGTAGCAAACAACAGACTCAAGACACAAATGCTACCCGGATGCATACGGGTAATAAGGATGAAAAAAAGAACCCGAATAACGTTAGAACCGATAGTTTCGAAATCATCCCTTCCGAATCCGAAGAGAAAGACAAAGGAGTAAACGAAGAAAAGAACGACGAGAATAAATGAGCCAACTCAATGATATATCGTTAGTCGCACAGGTCGTGGTGTTCAAGAACACCAGGGCCTTTGACCAGTTGGTGAAGGAGTATCAGTCGCCCATCCGACGATTCTTCCTGAACCTGACTTGCGGCGACAGCGAATTGAGTGACGACCTTGCGCAAGATACATTTATTAAAGCGTATACGAACATTGCCTCTTTCCGGAACTTGTCAAGTTTCTCTACGTGGCTGTATCGTATTGCTTATAATGTTTTTTATGATTATATTCGCAGCCGGAAAGAGACAGCCGACTTGGATACAAGAGAAATAGACGCCATCAACAGCACCGAACAGGAGAATATCGGGCAAAAAATGGATGTCTACCAGTCGCTCAAAATGCTTAAAGAAGTGGAAAGAACCTGCATCACGTTGTTCTACATGGAGGACATTAGTATCGACAAAATTGCAGGGATTGTAGGAGTACCGTCAGGGACAGTGAAAAGCCATCTGTCACGCGGGAAAGAAAAATTAGCAACGTATTTAAAACAAAACGGTTATGACAGAAATAGACAATGATAAGCTCTTGCGCGATTTCTTCGCAGAAAACAAGCAGGAAATAGCAGATAACGGATTCAGTCGCCGTGTCATGCACCACTTACCCGATCGTAGTAATCGCCTGGCTCGTATCTGGAGCGCTTTCGTGATGACTGTGGCGGCCGCACTTTTTGTATGGTTAGGTGGATTGGAAGCAACTTGGGGAACCATAAGAGAAGTATTTATCGGTATGATTAATCATGGCACTTCAAGCCTTGATCCGAAGTCAATTATTATCGCAGCTGTTGTACTATTATTCATGGCTACACGAAAGGTAGCTTCTATGGCATAAACAAAATAGATACAGATTAAAAGTCCGAAGTATAAGTTCCCCGGACTTTTATATTCTTGAGTTAAATAATTCTTTATCCCTCTTTTTGTGTTAAACAATAATAAATCTACCCTTCACTCCAAGTAAGCCCAAACATAGATGTTGTATATTTGTTGCTCTGTAAACTAAAATAGAGAGAAGAGTTTTGAAGTTACGTATATTTATTTTATTTCTGTTCCTGCCTTTATTACATGTTCAGGCAGATGTCATCGACAGTCTGATGACGCAGCCCAGAGACTCAATCGGACTAACAAGTGATTCCCTAGTATTGCATTTCTTGGAAGAATCGGGAATCCCTATATCTGATAATAATAAAGTAAAACTGCTAAAAAGCGGGCGGGAGAAATTTATCGATTTATTTGAGGCCATCCGGGAAGCTAAACACCATGTTCATCTGGAATATTTCAACTTCCGAAATGACTCCATTGCCAATACTTTATTCACTTTGTTAGCCGAAAAAGTGAAGGAAGGAGTTGAAGTACGAGCTATGTTTGATGCTTTCGGAAACTGGTCGAACAATAAACCGCTTAAAAAGAGACATCTCAAAAAAATACGTGAACAAGGAATCGAAATCGTAAAGTTTGACCCGTTCACCTTCCCTTATATCAATCACGCCGCTCACCGGGATCATCGTAAAATAGCTGTTATCGATGGAAAAGTAGCATATACAGGCGGAATGAATATCGCGGATTATTATATCAACGGACTACCCAAAATCGGAACCTGGCGTGATATGCACATGCGTATCGAAGGAGATGCCGTCAATGATTTGCAGGAGATTTTCCTGACTATCTGGAACAAAGAGACTAAACAGAATATAGGAGGAGAAGCTTATTTTCCTCAACATCAGGAACAGACAGACAGCACGAATATCGTTGTAGCAATTGTAGACCGTACCCCGAAAAAGAATAGCCGTATGTTGAGTCATGCCTATGCCATGAGCATTTACTCGGCACAAAAGAATGTTCATATTGTTAATCCTTATTTTGTACCGACCTCTTCCATCAAAAAGGCATTGAACCGTACAATCGACCGGGGAGTAGATGTAACAATCATGGTTTCCTCCGCTTCCGATATCCCGTTTACTCCGGATGCTGCACTTTACAAGTTACATAAACTAATGAAAAGAGGAGCTACTGTCTATATGTACAACGGAGGATTCCACCATTCAAAAATAATGATGGTAGACGACTTGTTCTGTACAGTCGGTACTGCCAACCTGAACAGCCGCAGTCTACGATATGACTACGAAACCAACGCTTTCATTTTTGATAAAAAAACAACCGGTGAATTGAATAATATGTTTCGAAATGATATCGAGCATTGCACCCAACTGACACCGGAATTTTGGAAAAAGCGTTCTCCATGGAAGAAGTTCGTCGGCTGGTTTGCTAATTTATTCACTCCATTTTTGTAATTTTGTACGGAAAATCATTTTCACCACAGATTATGCAACTTATTCATTATGAAACAATATCTGGATTTACTCAATCGTGTACTTACCGAAGGCACGAAAAAAGATGATCGTACCGGAACCGGAACAATCAGTATCTTCGGTCATCAAATGCGTTTTAACCTTGATGAAGGCTTCCCGTGCCTGACAACCAAAAAACTGCATCTGAAATCAATCATATACGAATTGCTTTGGTTTCTGCAGGGAGATACAAATGTGAAATACCTTCAGGAACATGGAGTACGTATTTGGAACGAATGGGCGGATGAAAATGGTGACCTAGGGCATATCTATGGCTACCAATGGCGTTCATGGCCTGACTATAACGGTGGATTTATCGACCAGATCAGTGAAGTGGTGGAAACAATCAAACATAATCCGGATTCACGCCGTATCATTGTAAGTGCTTGGAATGTAGCAGATTTGAATAATATGAATTTGCCTCCCTGCCATGCTTTTTTTCAGTTTTATGTAGCAGACGGACGATTGAGTCTGCAACTGTATCAACGCAGTGCTGATATTTTTCTTGGTGTTCCTTTTAATATTGCTTCATACGCATTATTGCTGCAAATGATGGCACAAGTGACGGGATTGAAAGCCGGAGATTTTGTCCACACCTTTGGTGATGCGCATATCTACCTGAACCATTTGGAACAAGTGAAGCTCCAATTATCACGCGAACCTCGCCCATTGCCACAAATGAGAATCAATCCGGACGTGAAAAGCATCTTCGATTTTAAATTTGAGGACTTCGAGTTAGTAAACTATGATCCGCATCCGCATATTGCAGGAGCAGTAGCCGTGTAAAAAAGATGAGTAAAGTATCAATCATTGCTGCCGTAGACCGCCGCATGGCTATAGGCTTCGAGAATAAACTTCTTTTCTGGTTACCGAATGATTTGAAACGTTTCAAAGCATTAACTACCGGAAACACTATACTTATGGGACGCAAAACTTTCGAGTCATTACCGAAAGGCGCATTGCCCAATCGCAGAAATATCGTTTTATCTTCCAATCCGGATATAGTATGTCCCGGTGCGGAAGTTTTTCCTTCACTCGAAGCAGCTTTGAAAAGTTGTCGGGAGGATGAACACATTTATATTATAGGAGGGGCAAGCATTTATCAGCAGGCTATTTCTTTCGCTGACGAACTTTGCCTGACAGAGATAAACAGTACGGCTTCCGAAGCGGACGCCTATTTTCCGGAAGTATCCCAGGAGCTGTGGCAAGAGAAAAGCAGAGAAGCTCATCCTGCGGATGAGAAACATCTCTGCTCCTATGCTTTTGTTGATTACGTGAGAAAATAATGATTAATCTTCATCTTCTATGTCGACCATAATCGGCATTTGCCGCTTAATGGCTTCATGGAAGGAGATTAATGTTTCGGTACGTGCCAAGCCCAATGGTTGCAACTTATCGTGAATAATACTCAATAAGTGGTGGTTATTCTTTGCGTAGATTTTGATAAACATATCGTATTTTCCGGTAGTGAAATGGCATTCCACCACTTCGGGAATAGCTTCTAACGCTTTTGTTACCGAATCAAAGGATTCGGGGTCTTTTAGATATATACCAATATAAGCGCAAGTCTCATATCCGATTTTCTCGGGGTCGATGACATACTCCGAACCTTTTAATATTCCTAGATTAGTAAGCTTCTGAATACGCTGATGGATCGCAGCGCCGGAAACATTACATGCTCTTGCCACTTCCAAAAAAGGAATACGCGCATTCCCTGCAATCAGTTTCAGAATTTGCTCATCTAAAGCATCTAATTGATGATGTCCCATTTTTGAATCAAATTGTTTTTATCAATGAATCTTTTATGCAAAGTTAGCGATTTTTCGACAACAAATACTATAATCTATTACTTTTATTTGCAGAAAGCGGATAAGTCAACAATAGTTCGTACCTTTGCGAAAAACATAAATATACTATTTATATGAAACATATTTGCTGTATCATTCTGTGTTTCTGTACTTCTATAGGAAGTTTCGCACAGAATTTTGCTGATTATTTTCAGAACAAAACATTGCGAGTGGATTATATTTTTACCGGGGATGCTACACAACAGGCTATTTATCTGGATGAGCTATCACAACTTCCTACCTGGGCAGGGCGTCAACATCATCTTTCGGAACTTCCACTGGAAGGTAACGGACAAATTATTGTGAAAGACCTTGCCAGTAAACAGTGTATCTACCAAACTTCATTCTCTTCTTTATTTCAAGAATGGCTGTCAACAGACGAAGCCAAAGAAACAGCCAAAGGATTTGAGAATACCTTTCTTCTTCCCTATCCCAAACAGCCTGTGGAAGTAGAAGTTACTTTGTATTCTCCACGAAAGAAAACAATGGCTACTTACAAACATATCGTGCGCCCGGATGACATATTGATTCATAAACGGGGAGTATCACATATTACTCCACATCGGTATATGCTGCAAAGTGGCAATGAAAAAGACTGCATAGATGTTGCTATCCTGGCAGAAGGGTATACAGAAAAAGAAATGGATGTATTCTATCAGGATGCACAACGTACCTGCGAAAGTTTATTTTCTTACGAGCCGTTCCGCTCCATGAAGAGTAAATTTAATATTGTTGCCGTAGCCAGTCCTTCTACAGACAGCGGTGTCAGTGTTCCTCGCGAAAACCAGTGGAAGCAAACAGCAGTTCATTCTCATTTTGATACCTTTTACTCGGACCGTTATCTGACTACCAGCCGGGTAAAGTCTGTCCATAATGCATTGGCAGGCATCCCCTACGAACATATCATTATCCTCGCTAACACAGATGTATATGGCGGAGGAGGAATATACAATTCTTATACGCTGACCACGGCTCATCACCCTATGTTCAAACCGGTGGTAGTACACGAATTCGGACACAGTTTCGGAGGATTAGCCGACGAATATTTCTATGATAATGATGTGATGACAGATACTTATCCGCTGGATGTCGAACCGTGGGAACAGAATATTTCAACACGGGTGAACTTCGCTTCCAAATGGAAAGATATGCTTCCGTCAGGTGCTCCGATCCCTACCCCTATTGCTGAAAAGAAGAAATATCCGGTGGGAGTATATGAAGGAGGCGGCTATTCAGCCAAAGGTATTTATCGCCCTGCCTACGACTGTCGCATGAAAACAAACGAATATCCGGAGTTTTGTCCGGTCTGTCAACGTGCCATCCGCCGAATGATTGAGTTTTATGTTCCTTAATCGAATACAATCATTGATGACAGCCTATTGTGAATATTCAACAAAAAATAAAACCAGATACAATTATATTATTATCAAACTTAAAACCCAAACCTCATGATTAGACTTCAACCAATTAGTACGTCGGATTTACAACATTACAAATTCATGGAAGAGCTTCTAATTGATTCGTTTCCACCGGAAGAATACCGCCAGTTGGAACAACTACGCGAGTACACTGATCGTACAGGCAACTTTCACAATAACATCATCTTTGATGATGAGCTGCCAGTTGGCTTCATTACCTATTGGGATTTTGACAGTTTCTACTATGTAGAACACTTTGCAACCAATCCTGCTCTACGAAATGGAGGTTATGGAAAACGTACACTGGAATATTTGTGCAATTATTTAAAACACCCGATTGTATTGGAAGTAGAACGTCCGGTAGAGGAAATGGCAAAACGACGTATCTGTTTTTATCAACGTCAAGGCTTTACACTGTGGAAAAAAGACTATTACCAGCCTCCTTACAAGCCCGGAGATGATTTTCTCCCCATGTATTTAATGGTACACGGAGAATTGGATTGTGAAAAAGATTTTGAAACAATCAAAAGGAGAATACATAAAGAAGTATATGGAGTAAAAGACAATTAAAAAAGAATCCCGATAGTTCCAATGACTACCGGGATTTTTTATATCATACCATTATAGTGCTGTAATTAAGTCCAACCGTTACTGTATTTAAAACGATAACGAATATCAAATACCCTGCCATTCATCTGATAATATCTCTCGAACTCTTTTTTATCCGGATCTCCTAAAATCTCCCCTAAATTTGCAGTTTTTAAAGAGAGAACAAAGAATTTTCCGTTGGATAACCCGACTCCCAGTTGATTACCTTGTGAAGTTTCCGCATTTAAAGCTGTAACTTCCGCATCAAATGTTTTCAATTTTATCGGTTCATCTCTGTCTATCGTTGTACGGTCAACATAATAAAGATCGTTCCCTTTACCTATCAATAAATAGGTTCTATTATTAATATAAGGTGCTGTATAAATTACAGCTCCTTCTAACAAATTACCAAAACTAATTGGCTTGTTGATGGATGGAACAGCCGTTATCTGATTGCTAGTAGAAGCCTTGTTGACAGAATATTCCTGATACAAATACTCACTTCCCTTTTTCAGAATCAAAGTCATCACATACGTACCGTCAGTCAGTCCAGTAGTTTTTGGACGGGCATAACCCAGATACACAACTTCATAATCTAACAGATCATGCAACTTCGGCACATCATAAAAGCCATTCTTATCATAGTCTTCTTGCTTTACTGTAAATTGAAGCACTTTACCTGCGGACTGCTTGTCATAATCCATTAGAGCCAAAATACGTTGGTGCTGTCCCTTTTCACCTTCTACAAACGCCATATTCAAGGCTCGCATTTCTGGTATAATCAGAAATCTATCCACTTTTACCTCTTTATTTTCGAAAGTCAATGGTGTTGACAGGAATTTGCCTGTATGAAAAGCTTTCTCCGATAACTTTTTACGCGTGTATGCTTTTCCATCCTGATCTACTACGACGGTCAACCATTTTAATTCTGCAATCTGTTTTACTTTCAGATTATTTGTGAAACTGGGTTCCAAGAAAGCATCCGGCAGAACAAGGTCTTTAGTAAAAGCAGCACCTTCCAAATCCACACACTTATCAGCTTTCGGATTCACAATCCAGACAGAAGAAGGATTGCTACTTGAACCTCCCGAACGGAAATGTTCCAGTAGCCCCAATGTTTCCTTAGGAAGGGTTTCTCTATTTTGTTCTTGATAAACTTTTAGATGTTCCTCATAAATCTGCGAATCAGTACCCGCTGCAGTCATAAAGTTCAGATAAGAGGCCTGTTCATCTTTCGATAACACCAGCCAACCATATAAGTTGTATTTCTGCGTAAAGTCCATTGCCGTACGACCAATATATGTAAGACCTGTTTTCGGGTTAGTTACACGCAACTGACACTCTACCTGACTTGCAATTTTCTCTACAGTAAACTCCAACACCCGTTTGTCAGAGATAAACTCACCGTTCAATGTCCAGTTATATTCCAATTCTGATTCTGCAATTTCTTGCGTAGCAAAAGTCAGAGTCGGCTCCAATCTGGCTACATTTCCTACAACATAGGTATATTTAGTACCTCCTAAATCAACTGTTATCTCATTTACATCCTCATAATCATAGTTTCCTTTGTCGCCATAGCAACTTCCTAAAACCATTATCAAAGACAATAACAGCAGACCATAAATATTCTTTCTCATATTCTAATTCATTTTACTCATTAATAAACCGGAATATCAATATCCAATCCGTTTTCTTCAATATATGCCTTGAAATCTAATGCATATTTTCTAATCAAGGTTTCATCCACACCTGTCAGGTCATTGACTCCCGTACATTTGATAAACTCATCAAGTTTATAAGCATCATACGCGCCCAAGTAACTTTCAACAGTACTATCCCACCATAAAGGTTGGCTAGCTATATCATTAAAGTTTATTGTGATACTTCGCTGGCCAACAAAACCCGGCTGGAAATTCTCATTTTCCTTAATGCCAAACACTAAGGTTACTTCTTTATCCTTCAATATATCATTCGGATTCTTTAAAGTCACTGTTATCTGGTCAGTAGGAGTTCCCTGATGAAAAACTGGATGAAGATCCAATTCATACATCTCCGGAGTAGCAGTTGTCTTTTCCGTATCAATATATAATTCAAAAGTTTTATCCTCCGTCAACAAGTCTCCCATCAGATTCACCTCAAATTCCAATGAATGAGTGGTAAGTCCGGGATAGTAAGAAAAAGAAAAGCTCTGTAATACGGTTTCTTTCTGTGTAAAATAGACATACGATCCCAAATCATATCTGCCTATCTGGTCTTTCTCACATGCAGTCAGCACCAAGACCATTGCAGTCAAAAATAAATATATCTTTTTCATCTTCTATTTATCTATAAAATTAGTAAACCATCTCATTATCCGGCAATGGGAATATAAAATTGGCTTTTGAGTTAGGAAGTATATTATACTTCTTATAAAAATAATATAACTGACCTTCACCTAAAAATTCCTTACGCGCATCCTTCAAAACAGCCTCCTGATATTCCTCTAAAGTAGAAACGTATGAGAAAATACCAGCTGTACACCCTCTATTTGTTGCAACAGTTTCTAACTCCAATGCTCCACTTGCAGGATCTGTTTCTGCTAAATATTCACCACGTATATAGTGCATTTCACTCAAACGGATAACAGGAATAATACGTTTATCAAGATCCGTATAAGAGGCATCATCCATATATTTCTTAGAAATCACACAATACCAGTCATAGTCGCTATGAATTTCCACCATACCTCCACTCTCATTCCAACGTCTGTCATTTGCGTTTTCATCTAAAATCTCTGTATAATCGTCATAATCAATAGAAACCATTCCGGCATCTTCATCCATATTATCCCACGCCTTGAAAAGTTCTACTTCCTTAGAATTTGAAAGAGCGAAAATTAAATCATCCTTCATTTTAGGATTCGTATTAAAGCTGGCATTAGCAGTAAAAGTGAACATCTTTTCTCCATTATCATCGGTATAATTTATCACTTCCGATGCTGCATCATAAGCTTTTTTCGACTCTCCTGCATAAGAAAATACGCGAGCCTGTAAAGCAGTAATAGCAATATAACTCATACGAAAACCACGACTGGCATAAAACATATCAGTTACCAAATCACCGCCTTCAAAACGATAACTTTTGGTCATTAATAACTTATAACCTTTCTGGTTGTCATAGGTCTGCACTAAACCACGTGCCTCTTCCAAATCTTTCTCTATTTTAGCCAGTACTTCTTTCACTGTCAGGTAGGGTTCTGATACAGAAGGGAAAGTCGCATAATAAGGAACATATTTCTTTCCATCATCTGCTGCGACACTGGGAGCAAACAAACGAAGAACCTCAAAGTGAAGCATCGCTCTTAACGCCAATGCTTCTCCGCGAATCAGACCCTGCTCGAGTGTTTTACCCTGAAAGATGGAAGGATCGGCACCTTCGATATTTTTAATCAATTCATTACAGTTGGCTATCGTATTGTAAGCGGTAGACCAGATACTCTGAATAACCGGTTCCAGTGTTTTATCCGTATACTTATACTGGCAGGCCTGCCAATATTTAGAGTCCGTGCTTCCCAAATTAGATTTGGTATATTGCTGTCCCAATACGTCAGCCATTCCCCATGTCAGTTCTTCTCCCCAAAGATTCTGGCTGGACATCTGCTTATAAATACCATTCAAAGCAATGCGATAGCCATTTCCAGAGTTAAACAGATTTTCTCCATCAACCTGATTATTAGGACTTACATCCAACCAATCGGAACAGGAACAAAACGTCAATGACGTACATAAAACTAATATAATATTTTTAATTTTCATATACTTCCTTTTATTTAATAATTGTCACGACCAACTTAGAAACTTGCATTCACTGTAAAATTGACACTTCTAGAGTAAGGATAGCTCAAGCCGCGTTCTTGTTTCACTGTACAGAAACGGGCAAGGTCATTAGCACCTATTTCCAGACGAAGCATACTCAATCCCAATTTCTTGATTTGTTCTGCACCGAAAGTATAACCTAATGTGATTGAATTCAATGACAACAAATTGTAGTCTTCAATGAAACGAGTCGTTGATTTAGTTATCTCAATACTGTTCTTGCCATTATATAACGCTTTGAAACGAGCATTGTCTCCCGGCTCTTTCCAACGGTCGGAAAAGACGCGTTTATCTACGTTAGAGTTGTAGATATCAGCATTTTCGACCTTGGATACCAATGTCGAATTATATCGCTGACCGCCATATTCATACATGAATGTAGTGTACAAACTGAATTTTTTCCAGGAGAAGTTGAAACCAAATGTTCCCTGAATATCCGGCTCGGTATCACCACAACTAATCATATCAGCTGAATCCCACTTAGTAGTCAATGTTCCGTCGCGCTTTTCAAAGATTTCTTTTCCTGTAGCCGGATCGATGCCATGAGATTTCACAGCGGAGATAGCTGTAGTAGAAACACCTTCTTCGTATTTACGGAAAGGTTTCGCTGCATCAGCATCGTAGTTACCGAGTTCTGCATATTTCTGATCGACCAGGTCGTTATATGCTTTCAGACTATTAGAAATCTTCACTAATTTATTCTCATTATGACCCAAGTTGGCAAATAATGAAAGCTGCATATCACGTCTACGAATGATATTGCTGCGTACATTAAATTCATATCCGCGGTTCTGCATCTCGCCAACATTGTCTTTATAAGAAGTGAAACCGGTAGAACTGGGAATAGTCACATCATTCACCAAGTCTACAGTGCGTTTATTATAGTAAGCAAACGAAATATAGAACAAGCGTTTTAACAAACCCAACTCAAATCCAAAATCTGTCTGGTAAGTAGTTTCCCAACCTAGATTCACATTACCCATCGCTATCATATTGGCACCCATTCCGGTTTCATACCATTCATCACCATTAATCTCATAAACGGTTTTTGCCGCAAAAGGCTCAAAGTTTACTTTACCGGAAGAACCATAAGTTCCACGAATTTTAAATTCATCAATAAAACTCAACTTCTTTATAAACTCATAGTTATGCAAAGCAAGTCCCAGACCAAACGACCAGAATAAAGCGGTTTTATTATCTGAACCAAATTCAGAAGAACCATCGCTACGAACCGAAGCATCAAGCAAATAAATGTTCTGATAGCTATAGTTTAAAGTAGCCAACGCACCGAACAGTCGTGATTTGGTATCGCTCCAATCCGGTTTTTCGTAGATCTTTTGTGCATAGTTAGGAGAATCGAAGTCGCCGGAGGGGAAACCCATATAACGTGCCGAAGTACTTGTGCCACTCGAAGAGGTGGCATTAATACCTACCGACAGATTGATATTGTGTTCCTTAATAGTCCGGTTATACGCAAGGAAAGCATTCATATCCCAAGACAAGGAATTACCACTGCTGGTAGTCAATTCACCGGATATTTTATTCGTACTGCTCAATACGTCTGTAT includes:
- a CDS encoding PKD-like family lipoprotein, whose protein sequence is MRKNIYGLLLLSLIMVLGSCYGDKGNYDYEDVNEITVDLGGTKYTYVVGNVARLEPTLTFATQEIAESELEYNWTLNGEFISDKRVLEFTVEKIASQVECQLRVTNPKTGLTYIGRTAMDFTQKYNLYGWLVLSKDEQASYLNFMTAAGTDSQIYEEHLKVYQEQNRETLPKETLGLLEHFRSGGSSSNPSSVWIVNPKADKCVDLEGAAFTKDLVLPDAFLEPSFTNNLKVKQIAELKWLTVVVDQDGKAYTRKKLSEKAFHTGKFLSTPLTFENKEVKVDRFLIIPEMRALNMAFVEGEKGQHQRILALMDYDKQSAGKVLQFTVKQEDYDKNGFYDVPKLHDLLDYEVVYLGYARPKTTGLTDGTYVMTLILKKGSEYLYQEYSVNKASTSNQITAVPSINKPISFGNLLEGAVIYTAPYINNRTYLLIGKGNDLYYVDRTTIDRDEPIKLKTFDAEVTALNAETSQGNQLGVGLSNGKFFVLSLKTANLGEILGDPDKKEFERYYQMNGRVFDIRYRFKYSNGWT
- a CDS encoding SusC/RagA family TonB-linked outer membrane protein — encoded protein: MKKVFLFSLLYLLSVVTVVAQQKDNKQQVQKTKVENSEVPSGYRAVFGKVVDQEGLQLIGVTIRLKGTDFGTTTDVNGEFKLFYPVRKHPVIIVSYIGMVTEEISLGDDASKDKARVIKLKEDAVMTDEVVITGYSNINKKSFTGNSVQIKKEDLLKVSKTNVFSALQAFDPSFRIQENSQWGSDPNAIPELYIRGRSGIGIKELDSETVSKSNLQNNPNLPLFIMDGFEVSATKLYDLDPNRIENITILKDAAATAMYGSRAANGIVVITTVPPKPGKLQIDYSMTGTLQMPDLSDYNLMNASEKLETERLAGFYIGKDAGEQYTLDREYYGKLQNVKRGVDTDWISQPVHSVFNHKHSLSLTGGTENLRFSVDLSYNKSDGVMRGSYRDRTGGGLALDYRIGRLQVRNYVSYSSTRSKESPYGSFSDYTTKLPYDTFRDDDGDYVTKTTEWHNLGMDNLANPLYEATLKSYDRSNADEFIDNLSANWYINDHWQIKGQFALTKSYSESRRFLDPLSAKNTDVLSSTNKISGELTTSSGNSLSWDMNAFLAYNRTIKEHNINLSVGINATSSSGTSTSARYMGFPSGDFDSPNYAQKIYEKPDWSDTKSRLFGALATLNYSYQNIYLLDASVRSDGSSEFGSDNKTALFWSFGLGLALHNYEFIKKLSFIDEFKIRGTYGSSGKVNFEPFAAKTVYEINGDEWYETGMGANMIAMGNVNLGWETTYQTDFGFELGLLKRLFYISFAYYNKRTVDLVNDVTIPSSTGFTSYKDNVGEMQNRGYEFNVRSNIIRRRDMQLSLFANLGHNENKLVKISNSLKAYNDLVDQKYAELGNYDADAAKPFRKYEEGVSTTAISAVKSHGIDPATGKEIFEKRDGTLTTKWDSADMISCGDTEPDIQGTFGFNFSWKKFSLYTTFMYEYGGQRYNSTLVSKVENADIYNSNVDKRVFSDRWKEPGDNARFKALYNGKNSIEITKSTTRFIEDYNLLSLNSITLGYTFGAEQIKKLGLSMLRLEIGANDLARFCTVKQERGLSYPYSRSVNFTVNASF
- a CDS encoding RagB/SusD family nutrient uptake outer membrane protein; its protein translation is MKIKNIILVLCTSLTFCSCSDWLDVSPNNQVDGENLFNSGNGYRIALNGIYKQMSSQNLWGEELTWGMADVLGQQYTKSNLGSTDSKYWQACQYKYTDKTLEPVIQSIWSTAYNTIANCNELIKNIEGADPSIFQGKTLEQGLIRGEALALRAMLHFEVLRLFAPSVAADDGKKYVPYYATFPSVSEPYLTVKEVLAKIEKDLEEARGLVQTYDNQKGYKLLMTKSYRFEGGDLVTDMFYASRGFRMSYIAITALQARVFSYAGESKKAYDAASEVINYTDDNGEKMFTFTANASFNTNPKMKDDLIFALSNSKEVELFKAWDNMDEDAGMVSIDYDDYTEILDENANDRRWNESGGMVEIHSDYDWYCVISKKYMDDASYTDLDKRIIPVIRLSEMHYIRGEYLAETDPASGALELETVATNRGCTAGIFSYVSTLEEYQEAVLKDARKEFLGEGQLYYFYKKYNILPNSKANFIFPLPDNEMVY
- a CDS encoding DUF4843 domain-containing protein, giving the protein MKKIYLFLTAMVLVLTACEKDQIGRYDLGSYVYFTQKETVLQSFSFSYYPGLTTHSLEFEVNLMGDLLTEDKTFELYIDTEKTTATPEMYELDLHPVFHQGTPTDQITVTLKNPNDILKDKEVTLVFGIKENENFQPGFVGQRSITINFNDIASQPLWWDSTVESYLGAYDAYKLDEFIKCTGVNDLTGVDETLIRKYALDFKAYIEENGLDIDIPVY